In Candidatus Tectomicrobia bacterium, the genomic stretch ACGGCGCCGATGGTGGTGCCGTCGGTGAAGGCGATGGAGGCCGGGCCGTCCCAGGGCTCCATGATGCAGCCGTGGTACTCGTAGAAGGCCTTGCGCTCCTCGTCCATGGACTCGTGGCCGCTCCACGGCTCGGGGATCATCATGAGCATGGCGTGGGGCAGCTCGTAGCCCGCCATGTAGAGGAACTCGAGCACGTTGTCGAACATGGCCGAGTCGCTCCCGGTCTCGATGACGATGGGCAGGAGCTTCTCGAGCTCGGGCAGGTGCTCCGACTGGCAGAGCGCCTCGCGGGCGTGCATCCAGTTGATGTTGCCGCGCAGGGTGTTGATCTCGCCGTTGTGGCAGAGGTAGCGGTAGGGATGCGCCCGCGGCCAGGACGGGAAGGTGTTGGTGGAGAAGCGCGAGTGCACGAGGGCCAGCGCCGTCTCCATGTCGGGGTCCTTGAGGTCGCCGAAGATCTGGGCGAGCTGGTGACTGGTCAGCATGCCCTTGTAGACGATGGTCTGGGCCGAGAGGCTGGGGATGTGGAAGAAGAGCCGCTCGGTCAGGTCGCTCTTGGCGATGGCGTGCTCGATCTGCTTGCGGATGACGTAGAGCTTGCGCTCGATGTCCATCCGCCCCGCCTTGGGATCGAAGCCGCCGATGAAGAGTTGCCGGAAGCGGGGCGCCCCGGCCTTGGCCGTCGGGCCGACGGGCGAAAGATCGGAGGGCACCTCCCGCCAGCCCAGGGGATCGCAGCCCTCGGCCCGGACGATGGCCTCGAACCGCGTCTGGCAGTAGTTGGCCTGTATGGGGTCGGGGGGCAGGAAGACGAGGCCCGCCCCGTAGCGCCCCGGATCGGGCAGCGCGATACCCTCGGCGTCGCACACCTTGCGGAGGAACTTGTCCGGCATCTGCATGAGGATGCCGGCGCCGTCGCCGGTGTTCTCCTCGCAGCCGCAGGCACCTCGGTGGGAGAGGTTCTCCAGGCCGGTGATGGCCATGTCGATGATGCGCCTGGACTTGCGGCCCTTGATGTCCACCACGAAGCAGACGCCGCAGGCGTCGTGCTCTTGGGCGGGGTCGTAGAGGCCCTGGGGCGGCGGGGGAATCAGCGGCTGGCTCATGTGGGGCTCACCCATGCGTGAAGAGGAAACGGCTCCGCCGCCCGCCCCGTGCGCCAATCACACTGTGGTGGAATTGACTATCAGGGAGACTACCCAGTCCAGCGGCGCAAGTTGATTTTATAGCAAACGGACAACCATAAGCCAAGCTAAATTTTCTTATACATATAATTAGAAAAACTAATTATACTTGGGGCCGGCACGGCCCCGATCGAATTTATATGACTTAAAATCAATGGGTTATGCGGATAGGTTCTGTGCATTTCGGAGGGATGGGTGGAACGTCGTCGCGGGTAACTTCAAATTAAGGCAAAAAAAACGGGCCCGCTCCCGGTCGTCGGCCCCCGGAGCAAGGATTCTCGCGGATTGAAACAGGGAGTTTGCGCGGGCGGCCCCTCAGAAGCGCAGGCGGGCCTCCCGCATCAGGCGCCGGTACTCCGCCATCACCCGCTTCACGTACAGACGGGTCTCTGCGTAGGGAGGGATGCCGTTGTGCCGCTTCACGGCGTAGGGCCCGGCGTTGTAGGCGGCCAGGGCGAGCTCGGGCCTCTCCGGATACAGAGCGAGGAGCTCCTTCAGGTAGCGCATGCCGCCCTCGAGGTTCTCGCGGACGTCCCACGGATCCTCGATGCCCAGGTACTTGGCCGTCTGCTGGGTGAGCTGCATCAGCCCCATGGCGCCCCGGGGGGATTTGGCCTTGGGGTCGAACATGCTTTCCATCCGCACGACGGCTTCCACCAGGAATGGGTCGAGGCCGTGGGAGGAGGCGATGCGGTGGATCAGGATCTGTATCTCCACCTCGCTCATGACCGCGCGCTTGAGGGAGGGGGGGGGTGCGGGCTTGGGGATTTCCGCCTTCACGGCCAGGAGCGTCTCCTCCGGCGACTCCACCGCCGGAGGGAGGCTGGCCAGCGCACTTTCCTCGCCGGAAGGGGCGCCTTCCGCCTCCGTCTTCCGCGCCACCTCGGCCGCCGATATTTCCAGCTCGGACTTGGCCGGGCTCTTTCTCTCTACCTTTTCCGCCGCGCCGCCCGCGGGCCGGGGGACGAACAGAAGCGCCGCGTCGACTGGCGCGGCCGCTGCCGGAGGGAACTCGATCCCCCTGTGCATGGCGGGGTAGCGGATGGTCCTTCCTTCGGAGAGAGGCGGAGGCTTTTGGCCGGCCTCCGATTGCGCGGATGACGCCTCGCCCAGGTCGGCGGAGAGCTCCATATAGGCGGTCATGAGCGGCATGGAGGCGGCGGCGAAAATCCCGCAGACGCTACATATGCTTCTCCAGCACAGGAAGGTCCTCATCTTGCCATGTCCCCCCATTCTCTTGAATCTTTTCCCGCGTCTTCAAGAAGAACGGCTTCATGGGCCCGCCAAGCATGATCGCCCGCTCGACGTGGAGGAGGGCTTCCCTTCTCCGTCCGGTGTCCGCGAGCACTTGGGCGAGGTTGTTGTACGCGGGGGCGGCGGTGGGATGGATATGAATGGCCTCGAGAAATGCCTTTTCGGCGCCGGCGAGATCCCTCATCTCATACCGGCTGTTCCCCAGCCCGATCAGCGCGGCCAGGCTGCTCGGCCATCGCTTGAGGGCCGCCTGGTACGCCGACGCGGCCGCCTCCCACTGCCCGGCGCGCTCGAGGCCGACCACGGCGTTCAGGTAATTCCGCTCCACGGCGCTTTCCGGGAGGGTCCCCGGCAGGAGGACGACCACGGCCCAATGATCCCCCCGCGCCCAGGTGAGCTCGAACAGGCGCAGGGGCATGGGCGTCTCCTTCTCGACGCCCGAGTGGAGAATGACGTTCTTCTCGGCGAGGTCGTACCCGACGACCACGGCGTAGTGCCACTTGGGATACCAGGAGAGCCCCAGGTTCTGAAGGACGATGACCGGATGGCCCGAGCTCACCTCCCGCAAGAGCTCCTTGAGGGTCGAGACGGGATAGGCGAGCCGGCCGCGGCGGCGGGCCGCGGTGATGATCTCCGATTGCAGCGTGCCCTTCCGCCCGGGCGTGTAGACCATCGGGACGAGAGCGTCCCGGCTCACCCGGTCGCCGGTCCAGTTCAGGACCATGGCGAGAGAAGCGGGACCGCAGTAGAACTTATCGTCCGGGAAGAAGGGCACGGTCGTGATTTCGGCCTTGGCTTTGGTCACAGAATTCCACTCCGTCAGCAAACGGTCCGTTTGGGGCGCGGTGAAGGCGCATCCGCCCAGGACCAAGGTCAGCACAAGTCCCAAAGCCGGGTTGCCGAGGCTCGGGCTCCTCTCCAAGTGGCTCATGCGATGCGCGTTAGCGGACCGGCCGCGTCCACGGGAAGACCCGGGTCGCGCCGACCAGATCGGTGATCAGCAGGACGATGAAGACGACCAGGGCGACGATCAGGATGGTTTCGCCCAGGCCCTGGCCGGCGGGAAGGGAGTCGATGCGGCCGGCGAGTTTCGCGGCTTCGGCGTCGGACAGGCTCGCCACGCGCATCTCGGCCTCGTCGGGATTCACGCCCATGGTCTTCATCTGGGCGCGGACGTCCTCTCGCGCCATGAACTGGCGGATCTTCTCCCGGTCGCCGGGGCTGTCCTGGGTGGTGGCCTTGGCCAGCATCTGCTCCGTGCGGATCATCGAGGCTTCCGCCGAGTTCAGGGTGAACTGCGCCCCGATGAGCGCGACCGACAAAACGAGTGCGACGGCCTTCATCTTGCGTCCCAACTTCTTCATCATCGGTCTCCTGAATCAAAACGACGCCGACCGCAGGTTCCGGCTCTCCCGCCAGTCCGCATCCGCCCCGGAAGAGGCGAGGCGTGGTGAAGCGGCAGCGCGTTAACCTCACGCGCCTCTCTTGAAATTCGAATCCAGGAGCCATTCGGCGCGATCCACGATCCTCGCGGCCGCCTCCCGATCCATGAAGAAGTACCGGAAGACGGCGGCCCGGATGAGGGTCCTGCCTCCGGCGAGCCCTTCGAGCTGAATCTCGACCTCTCGGTCTTCGCCCTCGGCCCGGAGGACCCTGCCCTCTTCGTTCCCCTTGAGCTCCTTGAGCTGGAAACCCATCTGCCGGAGGCTGTGGATGACGGCCCATTCCGCCGGCTGGAGGGACGCCTCGACGATCTTGGCCGCCCCCTGGCGCAGCGGATCGGGCTCGGCCGCGCCGGAGATCGAGTGAACCAGAGCGGCGAGGGGGAACACCATCAGGAGAAATACCGCCATGCGCAGGTGTGATTGAATGGTTTTCATGTCAGGGAAAGAACGGCGGCGGGAGAGGAGCCGGCGGCGCGATGGATCAGGGACAGAGGTCCCGGCGGGGGAGAGTTTCGCCTCCAGGAGTCCGCTGGCCATTGCTATAGGCGAAACACGGTGCGCACTTCTAGTCCTTTTCCATCACTGCCGCATATGCTTCAGAGCAATATCCATTCCTGCGCGGAAGCGAAGCGGGACCGGGGCGGGAATTGAAATGCATTCGCGGGAATCGAAGGGGGAAAGACCTGATAAGCGCGGCCGCGCGGAAACGACAAAATGGCATCCATCCGCGGCGGCTTCATGCCATTCTGGCAAATCGGCGGACGGGCCGGCCGGCCCAGGCTCGGCGGATATTTCAGATCAGGCTGGGCGTTTTCGTCCCCCGCTCATCCGGCGGAGGCGCGGCCGGGCGAAAACCGCCCCAGTTACTTTCCCTCAATGGCCGCCTTGAGGCCTGCCAGGATTTCCTGGATGCGGTGATTCTCCGCGTTGATGAGCTCGCGCGCCTTTCCGTCCGGCGCGGAAGAGGCTTCTTCCGCCACCACCCTTGCCGAGATCCGAAGCCCCTCCCCCGACTCGCGCACCTCATACACGACCCCCAGGCGCGCGGCCGCGGGGGGCTCGAGCAGGCTGAGCATGAGCCCGCCGGCGGCGCCGGATTCATCCTTGACGAATTGAATCCGGTACCCCTGATCCCGGAGGAAGGTATAGTGCTTCAGCTCGTAGCGGCGGCTCTGCATGGCGCTGATGAGCCGTTCGACCACCATCTGCCGGGGGGCACCCGAAATGGTCGTATGCGGATGCCCCTGAAAGGCCTTGAGCGGCGGGGCTCCCGCGCAGCCGCCCGAAAGGGCCGGGAGTGCCAAGAAGAGAAGCGAAACCAGGAAGGACCGCATGTTCATTGCCTG encodes the following:
- a CDS encoding lytic transglycosylase domain-containing protein codes for the protein MSEVEIQILIHRIASSHGLDPFLVEAVVRMESMFDPKAKSPRGAMGLMQLTQQTAKYLGIEDPWDVRENLEGGMRYLKELLALYPERPELALAAYNAGPYAVKRHNGIPPYAETRLYVKRVMAEYRRLMREARLRF
- a CDS encoding PA2778 family cysteine peptidase is translated as MTKAKAEITTVPFFPDDKFYCGPASLAMVLNWTGDRVSRDALVPMVYTPGRKGTLQSEIITAARRRGRLAYPVSTLKELLREVSSGHPVIVLQNLGLSWYPKWHYAVVVGYDLAEKNVILHSGVEKETPMPLRLFELTWARGDHWAVVVLLPGTLPESAVERNYLNAVVGLERAGQWEAAASAYQAALKRWPSSLAALIGLGNSRYEMRDLAGAEKAFLEAIHIHPTAAPAYNNLAQVLADTGRRREALLHVERAIMLGGPMKPFFLKTREKIQENGGTWQDEDLPVLEKHM
- a CDS encoding PA2779 family protein gives rise to the protein MKKLGRKMKAVALVLSVALIGAQFTLNSAEASMIRTEQMLAKATTQDSPGDREKIRQFMAREDVRAQMKTMGVNPDEAEMRVASLSDAEAAKLAGRIDSLPAGQGLGETILIVALVVFIVLLITDLVGATRVFPWTRPVR
- a CDS encoding glutamate synthase subunit alpha; this encodes MSQPLIPPPPQGLYDPAQEHDACGVCFVVDIKGRKSRRIIDMAITGLENLSHRGACGCEENTGDGAGILMQMPDKFLRKVCDAEGIALPDPGRYGAGLVFLPPDPIQANYCQTRFEAIVRAEGCDPLGWREVPSDLSPVGPTAKAGAPRFRQLFIGGFDPKAGRMDIERKLYVIRKQIEHAIAKSDLTERLFFHIPSLSAQTIVYKGMLTSHQLAQIFGDLKDPDMETALALVHSRFSTNTFPSWPRAHPYRYLCHNGEINTLRGNINWMHAREALCQSEHLPELEKLLPIVIETGSDSAMFDNVLEFLYMAGYELPHAMLMMIPEPWSGHESMDEERKAFYEYHGCIMEPWDGPASIAFTDGTTIGAV